The segment GCCAGAAACGTAATTGGTTGGTGGAAAAGCAACACAGCAAACATGGTGGGTGATATCATTGGTTAATATCAAAAGGGGGCGGGGCACTCCTCCAGGACCGTGCATTCTGGTAGGTTCCCACAGCTAGTGTTAAACTCAACGGATAACAAGTGACAATGCTCTTCTCCCTTTCCCATCGTGCTCTCTGCTGCTGGACCCGGGCGGCAAAGTGAAGACATCACAGGAAGCGGATTCCTGCTCCAAACTGGACGCCGTCGCATATCCTGAGGGAGGAAAGGAAAACAAGGGAAGATAAGGCAAAGAAAAGGTTTGGGACCTGTATGTGCCGCACCTGGTGTATGTGTATGGCTAGGTGTTAGGGCTTCTGTGTCTGTTTATTTACAGCATATAATGAGCTGTATGGCACTGCAGCAATAACGCATCTCTTGTTCTACCATCTCTGTGAGTGAGTGTATGCGAGTCTGCTCTCAGGCTTTTTTGTAGAGAGCTATATAAAGCCCCAGCCTAATGGAGCGGAGTCTGACCTACTCctcgagagagagagtgtgtgtgtgtgtgtgtgtgtgtgcgttgtacCTGTCTCCACTCTGAACCCCCATGGGAATGCAGTAGTTGAGCTCCAGCCTGGCGATGTTCCCAAGACGCAACACGAGGCCTGCTCCATACGACCAGCGGATACACTCAGCCAGCTTCTGTAGGTGTGCTCTTGGACCCTCTCCTGGAGACAGGAAAACACTTCCACGTAAGAGGAGGCACAGAAGAGGCAGCATGCACACATAGATGTACAAACAGACAATTTAACATTTATTTgcagtatgtactgtatatgtaactCATCATTAGTTAAATGGGGGCAATGAAAAACACAACATTGACTACTATCTATGGAGTTCAAGGTACCCACCATAGTTGAGGTTGCACAGGTTCCCAGCGTTGAGGAAGAAGTGTGTCCTGAAGAGGTCTCCGAAGCCGCCCCGGCCCGGACGGAAGGGCAGAGGAGTGTACAGGTGGAGCCCGCCTGCCCAGTACGCCTCTCCCCCCAGGTAGTCACCTGCAGTAACACAGGTAAACCCTTACATTTTATCATCATGACTCCTGGCAACTGACACAACCCTGTGCACCACACATGGCCATTCAAATAAATAGAGAGCATGTGACCTCACCCTCGCTCTGTGGGCCGATGCTGTACATTCCAAATCCTCGCACACTGGTGGGACCGCCCAGATAGAATCTGGACAATACAGAAAGATGTCAATGACAAAAATGTCACTCACAGACCACAGGTCCTCACAACATCCCCTAAAACAATTGAGGATAAATACTTCACAGAATGAGTTTTAACTCCATAGCGCCACCTAGCGATTTCTGTCAAATCCATGTGACATTATTCTGTTGAGTGGTCCTACCTGTCAGCGATGGAGGACGGTCTGCCTCCGATGGGGAGGAGACACCCACcccagagggaggcagagaggaccTGAAAGAGACCACCAGGGCCATGTTATATGAAATGTTGAACACTCAGGTACCCATAAATCACTTCCTATTTGCCCTGGATATTCCCCCAGGTTAGGGACCGAGTAGTGTTCCCTTACCGAGTCCCAGACCAGCCGTCTGTTGAACTGCAGCTCAAAGTCCTCCTTCAGGAAGCTGGCGTCTCCGCCTGTATAGCCAGCCAGCTCCTACAGAGGGCAAGACACAACACACATCAGCATGGCCACTTCATATAGATCTACAGTGGTTGTATTATGCAGAGGAagtcacatacacaaacatacctGGTTGATCCTCAGTAACGCACCTTTCTTGGGGAAGATGGCAGAGTTCCTGGTGTCAATGGACATGGTGTGCTGCAAGACAACAACCATCAGTGGTCAGACTCCGATAGATTCTTGCTACTTTGAGAGTTAAGATCATTAAGGGTTACGATCATTAGATAAAGGGAACTGAGAGACAAAGGGCTTTGTACCGAGAGGGCAGACTTGAGGGTGTGTCCGCTCTCTTCTCGCACGGCGAAAGAGGCACTGCGTGCCAGACAGCCCAGCTCCCTCCACACACCCTCCCACTTCAGAGTGTGGTTGGTCCTCCACAGAGGAAACtatagga is part of the Coregonus clupeaformis isolate EN_2021a chromosome 28, ASM2061545v1, whole genome shotgun sequence genome and harbors:
- the LOC121543631 gene encoding sorting and assembly machinery component 50 homolog B-like — its product is MGTVHARSMDPLPMHGRDMGVHPDDMIEVQEAEQETKQEVLENKDVVVQHVNIEGLGRTKEDLLGYEISEVFDAKNLIDVMKKSHIARQKLLRMGIFKEVEVVIDTSDGADALPNGLDVTFEVTEMKRLTGSYNTMVGNNEGSMVLGVKLPNVFGRAEKLTFQFSYGTKETSYGLSFFKPQPGNFERNLTLNLYKVTGQFPWSSLKETDRGVSTELNFPLWRTNHTLKWEGVWRELGCLARSASFAVREESGHTLKSALSHTMSIDTRNSAIFPKKGALLRINQELAGYTGGDASFLKEDFELQFNRRLVWDSVLSASLWGGCLLPIGGRPSSIADRFYLGGPTSVRGFGMYSIGPQSEGDYLGGEAYWAGGLHLYTPLPFRPGRGGFGDLFRTHFFLNAGNLCNLNYGEGPRAHLQKLAECIRWSYGAGLVLRLGNIARLELNYCIPMGVQSGDRICDGVQFGAGIRFL